TAACCCCAACTAGTTACATCAACGCCTGTTGCAGAAAGAAACTTTCCACCCCAAAGTGCAAATGCAGAAGTAATTCCCCATGGAGTACCTCTAACTGTCAAGGTTAATGCGTTTAATACTGCCAATACAACAGCCGCCACGAACAATGGCCATGATCCCCGGAGTACTTTTTTCCACCCAGTTGTAGTTGGGAGTGGCTTCATCATAGGTGGATTTTTCTTTTTAGCAATTTGAACAGTTATCCAATAAATCATAGCGAAAAGAAGCATTTGTACAAACCAAGCTCCTAAATAACCAAAATTAGTGGATTCTGCTAATGAAATTGCAGGAAGAGATGGTGTTTCTTCCATCCAAAATGAAAAATGGTAAGCCCCTAGAGTGGAACCAGCAATAAACGAAACAAGAGTGATAACCATGGAGGATGAACCTCCACCTAAGTTGTATAACGTTCCTGAAGCACAGCCATTGCCAAGTTGCATTCCTATTCCGAATAAAAATGCACCCAAAAGTACACTCACACCAACTGGAGAAACGTAACCAGAGGGCGTCACTCCTGTAAAGCTAAAACCAGTACTTAGGATGATTGCAAATAGTGTTGTAGATACAGCGAACATTAACATATGAGCCTGAAGCCCTTGTACATTTCCAACGGATGTTAATCTACGAAAAGCAGATGTGAATCCAAATCGGGCATATAGTAATGTAGTACCTAACGCTAAACCAATAATAAACAAGATTCCCTGTGTCCAGTTAGTAGAATTAACGATGGCTACTAAAAGAAGGATAGAAACTAGAATTCCAAGAGAGACTAACCTTTTTTGCATTGGACTTAGATTTGTGACAATCGTTGTGGCTCCTGTATTTCTAGTGGGCTGATTTATATCTAAAGTTGTTTGTGTCAATTTATTCACCTCAAAACCAATAAGAATAGTAGGGATTGTGCTCATCTATACTAGTACATACGAATATAAATGTAAAGAGGAAACTCTTTCAAGTTATAATAGGTAAAATTTGGTCCCTAGTTCAATAGGTTCAAAATACTGGATGAACTTACTAATAAGAAAAGGAGGAAAGTATTACAAGACTAAAAGAAAACAATAAAGTGTACATGTATACAGGTTGTTTTCTTTTGTATACGAAAACGTGTGCTTGTACACAAAAGAGTACGCATATAGTAGTGTCAATGAGTGTACAAACCGGATATCTTGTACACATCAATGTTTACTTGTGTTCTATTATGAACACAACTTTCGGATGATTGTGGAATTGACATCTCCGAATTACGATTTATATATGGTGGGATGAGCTCACCATATATCTTTTGGAGGTGTGATTATGAGTAAAAGTAGAATTGCTGCCATCGATGTAGGTAATGACTCTGTTAAAGCGGTATTCGGTAATGCCGATTACGAATTAA
The nucleotide sequence above comes from Bacillus carboniphilus. Encoded proteins:
- a CDS encoding YeeE/YedE family protein — protein: MQKRLVSLGILVSILLLVAIVNSTNWTQGILFIIGLALGTTLLYARFGFTSAFRRLTSVGNVQGLQAHMLMFAVSTTLFAIILSTGFSFTGVTPSGYVSPVGVSVLLGAFLFGIGMQLGNGCASGTLYNLGGGSSSMVITLVSFIAGSTLGAYHFSFWMEETPSLPAISLAESTNFGYLGAWFVQMLLFAMIYWITVQIAKKKNPPMMKPLPTTTGWKKVLRGSWPLFVAAVVLAVLNALTLTVRGTPWGITSAFALWGGKFLSATGVDVTSWGYFSGANGEALKTTVLADSTSVMNFGIMLGAFISASFQGTFKPRKIKLGVAGASILGGLLMGYGARLAFGCNIGAYFGGISSFSLHGWVWMIMAMLGTFLALFIRPLFGLKNPSSNDSFC